The DNA region CTGCGCGCCGCGGTCCTCGGCGCCAATGATGGAATCGTTTCGACGGCCAGTCTCGTCGTCGGGGTCGCTGCGGCGAATTCCGCCCCGGCGAACGTGTTGGTTGCGGGAGTCGCCGGATTGGTCGCAGGGGCGATGTCGATGGCGGCGGGCGAATACGTGTCGGTGAGTTCGCAGGCCGATACGGAGAAAGCCGATCTCGACCGCGAGCGGCAGGAGCTTGCCGCCGACGATAACTTGGAGCGGCAAGAGCTCGCCGAGATCTATGTCCGTCGAGGTCTTGATCAGGCTCTCGCCATGAAAGTGGCCGAGCAACTCATGGCTCACGACGCTCTCGCCGCTCACGCGCGGGAAGAGCTCGGCATTTCCGACGTTACGACCGCCCGGCCGGTTCAAGCCGCCTTGGCTTCCGCGGCGACGTTTGCCGTCGGCGCCGTGATTCCGCTTCTGACCGCGCTCGTGGTCCCTAAGTCGATGTTGATCCCTGTCGTGATCGTGACCTCCCTTTTTCTACTGATGCTGCTCGGCGGATTGGGGGCCCGTGTCGGCGGTGCACCCGTCGCGATGGCCGCCTGGCGAGTCACCTTTTGGGGCGCCTTGGCGATGGCGCTCACGGCCGGAGTCGGGGCGCTATTCGGAGCGGCAGTGTGAAACGAACTCGCCTTTCGTAAGCGCGGCCGTTCTTGGATGAAGCACCGCTATCGAATTCTACGTCGTCGGAGGACCAGTCGCTGAATCGTTTTGATCATTTCAACTACGCCTATAGGTAGCAACGAACAAGCCGCGATTACGCCCCAGTCAGAGACCGTAGGTGGA from Planctomycetia bacterium includes:
- a CDS encoding VIT family protein encodes the protein MFIRHQERHRTEHIGWLRAAVLGANDGIVSTASLVVGVAAANSAPANVLVAGVAGLVAGAMSMAAGEYVSVSSQADTEKADLDRERQELAADDNLERQELAEIYVRRGLDQALAMKVAEQLMAHDALAAHAREELGISDVTTARPVQAALASAATFAVGAVIPLLTALVVPKSMLIPVVIVTSLFLLMLLGGLGARVGGAPVAMAAWRVTFWGALAMALTAGVGALFGAAV